In the genome of Bordetella avium, the window CTCAGGTTGCTGCGCTGCCTGCCCTACCGCTGGTATTTCTCAATCGTGCACCGCGTGACGGGCCTGTGAGCATGTCTACACAACTTCCTGCCGTTAGTGGCGATGTGGCCGCCGCCGCTCAGCGGCTGATTGCGTTTTACGAGCAGCTCTCGCCGGAACGGCTAGCCAGCCTAGATGCGTATTACGCGCCTGATGCGCATTTCAAAGATCCCTTCAACGATGTGCGGGGCCTGGCAGCTATTGCGCGAATCTTCGAGCATATGTTCGCCACATTAGATCAGCCGCGTTTTACCGTCATCCACAACATGGTGCAGGGGGATCAGGCTTTTCTTGGTTGGGAGTTCCGTTTCCGCATGCGCCGCTGGCGGCCGCAGGTGGAACAATGCATTCAGGGCGCCACCTTGGTGCGTTTTGACGCTCAGGGCCGCGTGGCAATGCATCGCGATTACTGGGATGCCGCTGAAGAGCTCTATGAAAAACTGCCTGTCCTGGGTAGCCTGATGCGCTGGTTGCGCAGATCGGCCTGCGCCAGCGGCCCGGCGCGTCGCTCATCGTCTTGAGCTGCCGCCTCGGCCGCGATGCTGGCGGGTATCTTCCGCGCGCCACGCTTGGGTAAACCCGCCGTGAAGACGGCGTGCGATATTCCCGTATCCGCCCCATGATCCAGCGCATCCTATGACAAACGGCGCCTTGCGGCGCCGTTTGTGTCGACGGGAAAGCGATCAGCTGTGATAAGCCGACTCGCCGTGGCTGGTGACATCCAGCCCTTCACGTTCCTGGTCCTCGGGTACGCGCAGACCGCAGAGTTTGTCTGCAATTTTGTAGGCTACCAGGGCCACCACGGCCGACCACACCACAGTCAGCAACACACCTTCGAGCTGCACCCAGACCTGGCCGGGGATCAGGCTGGCGCTATCGAGGCCGGGCCCGCCCAGGACTTTGGCGTTGAACACGCCCGTCAGGAGCGCGCCGACGATGCCGCCCACGCCATGCACGCCGAACACATCCAGCGAATCATCGGCGCGCAGCATGCGCTTCAGGCCATTGACGCCCCAGACGCAGATCATGCCAGCGAGCAGACCAATCACGAATGCGCCCACCGGACCTACCAGGCCGGCCGCTGGCGTAATTCCGACCAGGCCGGCCACTGCGCCCGAGGCCGCACCCAGCATGGAGGGCTTGCCCTTGATGGACCATTCGGTGAACGTCCAGGCCAGCACGGCGGCGGCGGTGGCTACCATCGTATTGAACAGCGCAAGGGTTGCGCCTTCATTGGCGGCCAATGCCGAGCCCGCGTTAAAGCCGAACCAACCTACCCACAACAGCATGGCGCCGATGTAGGTCATGGGCAGATTGTGGGGCTGCATCGCTTCGCGGCCATAGCCCACGCGCTTGCCGATGACATAGGCGCCCACCAACCCAGCCACGCCAGCGTTGATATGCACCACGGTGCCGCCTGCATAATCCAGCGCGCCTTGAGCGTTCAAGAGGCCAGGCGCCGTTTCAGAGGCGAACCACACCATATGTGCGATCGGGATGTAGGCAAAGGTGAACCAGATTACCGTGAACACCAGCACGGCCGAAAAGCGCGCCCGTTCAGCGAAGCTGCCCACAACCAGTGCGCAGGTAATGCCTGCGAAAGTGGCCTGGAACGACGCGAACAGCAGTTCCGGCAACGTGCCTGTCATGGTGTAGCTGCCATCCGCAGGGTTGAACATCCCCGAGAAAAACATCCTCGACAGCCCGCCCACAAAGGCATTGCCTTGGGTGAAGGCCAGCGAATAACCGTAGATAAACCACAGCACCACCGCTAGCGCGAAGGTGCAAAGCACTTGAATCAGCACGGACAACACGTTTTTGCTGCGCACCAATCCGCCGTAAAACAAGGCCAGGCCCGGCACTGCCATCATCAATACGAGCAGGGTCGAAACCAGCAGCCAGGAAACATCTGCTTTATCCATTTTTCATGGCTCCAATAGTCTGTTGCGCCGAGTGTTCAGAGCGCGTTCTCGCCCGATTCGCCGGTGCGGATGCGGATCACCTGTTCCAGCGGAGAGGTGAAAATCTTGCCGTCGCCGATCTTGCCGGTGCGAGCGGCCTGTTCGATGGCCTCCACCACCTGATCGACGATGTGGTCGGGCACGGCAGCTTCTACACGCAGTTTGGGCAGAAAATCGACGGCGTATTCGGCTCCGCGATAAAGCTCCGTATGACCTTTCTGGCGTCCGAAGCCTTTGACTTCGGTCACCGTCAGTCCTTGGATGCCGATGTCCGACAGCGCCACGCGCACTTCGTCCAGCTTGAATGGCTTGATGATGGCGATGACAAGTTTCATGGCTATTCCTTTTATGGTTGCACCTGGGCATCAGCATTCAAGCAAGTTCCGTGCCACCTTGTTGCCAGCGGGCAGCGGCAGACGCCGTGCAGGCAAAACGGTGCGGCTGCTCCATCGTGGGGCAAAACAGAAGGCGCGGCGCATTAAAATGGTGCATGCCAAGGCGGGCGCTTGCGGCGGGCAGCAGGCAGCCAGCGGTTTTGCAAAAGTGTTGCGAATTGCGATGGCTGGCGAGTCGGCGGCAACAGAAATTTAGGGACAGCTTCCTCAGGGATGCCGCCTTTTAGCGGGCATTTCTTGCTCGGGTGCTGGAACACCCTGTCACGACTGAAATTCTGCTTTACAGCTCATGGCTTGCCGCCTGGGGAGGCCTCGGGAAGAATTGACGCGCTGCGGGCTTTGTCTGCGGCAATGGTGGGGGCCGCGGCAATCGGTGTCCGCCATGCCAGGGGAGTTGGCCTAGGGCGGCCAGCTCCGGATCGCTTTCCCCGGCGATTCTGTTTTTCTCCTGTGCTTTAGAAGGCGGCGCCGCTTGCGGGCCGCT includes:
- a CDS encoding P-II family nitrogen regulator; the encoded protein is MKLVIAIIKPFKLDEVRVALSDIGIQGLTVTEVKGFGRQKGHTELYRGAEYAVDFLPKLRVEAAVPDHIVDQVVEAIEQAARTGKIGDGKIFTSPLEQVIRIRTGESGENAL
- a CDS encoding nuclear transport factor 2 family protein, which produces MSTQLPAVSGDVAAAAQRLIAFYEQLSPERLASLDAYYAPDAHFKDPFNDVRGLAAIARIFEHMFATLDQPRFTVIHNMVQGDQAFLGWEFRFRMRRWRPQVEQCIQGATLVRFDAQGRVAMHRDYWDAAEELYEKLPVLGSLMRWLRRSACASGPARRSSS
- the amt gene encoding ammonium transporter, whose product is MDKADVSWLLVSTLLVLMMAVPGLALFYGGLVRSKNVLSVLIQVLCTFALAVVLWFIYGYSLAFTQGNAFVGGLSRMFFSGMFNPADGSYTMTGTLPELLFASFQATFAGITCALVVGSFAERARFSAVLVFTVIWFTFAYIPIAHMVWFASETAPGLLNAQGALDYAGGTVVHINAGVAGLVGAYVIGKRVGYGREAMQPHNLPMTYIGAMLLWVGWFGFNAGSALAANEGATLALFNTMVATAAAVLAWTFTEWSIKGKPSMLGAASGAVAGLVGITPAAGLVGPVGAFVIGLLAGMICVWGVNGLKRMLRADDSLDVFGVHGVGGIVGALLTGVFNAKVLGGPGLDSASLIPGQVWVQLEGVLLTVVWSAVVALVAYKIADKLCGLRVPEDQEREGLDVTSHGESAYHS